The proteins below come from a single Fusobacterium nucleatum genomic window:
- a CDS encoding lysophospholipid acyltransferase family protein: MEENKKYRILGTLLYYMLRIISSTLKIEIINKYGINMQKPHIYGFWHSKLFITPIFFKDVEKKLAMSSPTKDGELISVPLEKMGYVLVRGSSDKNQISSTISLLKYLKKGYSIGTPLDGPKGPKEKAKKGLLYLSQKTSIPLVPVGISYSKKWILKKAWDKFEIPKPFSKVKIFLGEPIIIKGEEDLDKYTEIVENGINKLNIGRVSEEK; this comes from the coding sequence ATGGAAGAAAATAAAAAATATAGGATTTTAGGAACATTACTTTATTATATGTTAAGAATAATATCTTCTACTTTAAAAATAGAAATTATAAATAAATATGGCATTAATATGCAAAAACCTCATATATATGGATTTTGGCATAGTAAACTTTTTATAACTCCAATATTTTTTAAAGATGTTGAAAAAAAACTTGCAATGTCAAGTCCAACAAAAGATGGAGAACTAATTTCTGTTCCTCTTGAAAAAATGGGTTATGTTCTAGTGAGAGGTTCATCTGATAAAAATCAAATTTCAAGTACAATATCACTTTTAAAATATCTAAAAAAAGGATATTCAATAGGAACTCCATTAGATGGACCAAAAGGACCAAAAGAAAAAGCTAAAAAAGGACTTTTGTATCTATCACAAAAAACTTCAATACCACTTGTTCCAGTTGGAATTTCATATAGTAAAAAGTGGATATTAAAAAAGGCTTGGGATAAGTTTGAAATACCCAAACCTTTTTCTAAGGTAAAAATTTTTTTAGGTGAACCAATAATAATTAAAGGTGAAGAAGATTTAGATAAATATACAGAAATTGTAGAAAATGGAATTAATAAATTAAATATAGGAAGGGTAAGTGAAGAAAAATGA
- a CDS encoding OmpA family protein yields MKNKKLVTSCMLALSLVGCTGFEAGNGGYTAGGAAGGAAVGALAGQIIGKDTKGTLIGAAVGSLLGMGWGAYRDNQERELKAKLQGTQAQVKKDGNALVINLPGGVTFASDSADISSGFYSVLNRIAQSLNNYPETRIQVNGYTDSTGKDAHNQELSQRRANTVAQYLIAQGVSSSRIVANGFGSSNPIASNSTPDGRLQNRRVEIKILPAQ; encoded by the coding sequence ATGAAAAATAAAAAATTAGTTACAAGTTGTATGTTGGCTTTATCATTAGTTGGATGTACTGGTTTTGAAGCAGGTAATGGTGGATATACAGCTGGTGGTGCTGCTGGCGGTGCTGCTGTTGGAGCTTTAGCAGGTCAAATAATTGGAAAAGATACAAAAGGAACTTTGATTGGTGCTGCTGTTGGTTCTCTATTGGGGATGGGTTGGGGAGCTTATAGAGATAATCAAGAAAGAGAATTAAAAGCTAAACTTCAAGGTACACAAGCACAGGTAAAAAAAGACGGAAATGCCTTAGTAATAAATCTTCCAGGAGGAGTAACTTTTGCAAGTGACAGTGCTGATATTTCTTCTGGCTTCTATTCAGTACTTAATAGAATAGCACAATCTTTAAATAACTATCCTGAAACTAGAATACAGGTAAATGGATATACAGATAGTACTGGTAAAGATGCTCATAACCAAGAATTATCTCAAAGAAGAGCAAATACAGTTGCACAATATCTTATAGCACAAGGGGTATCGTCTAGTAGAATAGTTGCAAATGGTTTTGGAAGTTCAAATCCTATTGCTTCTAACTCAACACCAGATGGAAGATTACAAAATAGAAGAGTTGAAATAAAAATATTACCAGCTCAATAA
- a CDS encoding tetratricopeptide repeat protein, with amino-acid sequence MKKIINKKDEEFFENVEYFSEIIDRINDIQTDNNYSNEEMDNDLDVALWRAFVYINLWSYKGYAKAEKILKKVENKGIKNPIWCYRYAVSIARLRKYEEALKYFLIGTEVNPNYPWNWLELGRLYYKFGELDKVYKCIEKGLELVPNDYEFLTLKDDVKNDRGYFYSINHYINEEVDKTENRELDYSDDKEWEKFKKETHYGEKCI; translated from the coding sequence ATGAAAAAAATTATTAATAAGAAAGATGAAGAATTTTTTGAAAATGTAGAATATTTTAGTGAAATTATAGATAGAATAAATGATATTCAAACTGATAATAATTATTCTAATGAAGAAATGGATAATGATTTAGATGTAGCACTTTGGAGAGCTTTTGTATATATTAACTTATGGAGTTATAAGGGATATGCAAAAGCAGAAAAAATATTAAAAAAAGTAGAAAATAAAGGAATAAAAAATCCCATTTGGTGTTATAGATATGCAGTTTCTATTGCAAGACTTAGAAAATATGAAGAGGCTTTAAAATATTTTTTAATAGGAACAGAAGTTAATCCTAATTATCCTTGGAACTGGTTAGAACTAGGTAGATTATACTATAAATTTGGAGAACTTGACAAAGTTTATAAATGTATAGAAAAAGGTTTAGAACTTGTTCCAAATGACTATGAATTTTTAACTTTAAAAGATGATGTAAAAAATGATAGAGGATATTTTTATTCTATTAATCACTATATAAATGAAGAAGTTGATAAAACAGAAAATAGAGAATTAGATTATAGTGATGATAAAGAGTGGGAAAAATTTAAAAAAGAAACTCATTATGGGGAAAAATGCATCTAA
- a CDS encoding sensor histidine kinase, with the protein MKKISNELLKTYYWVIVLFAIFSIFIIVNFSIYLWKENKNDIKIVEEFIEYQMDELKNRKDLEYLSKEWILKRIVNKAPMVRDVYLEMFYNDKKYAKSPYLPDKNHNFLDYYSVTKFYQIKGFDEIKVKITRRNVRDRLLILNAFTSFIFFLLFCLYVIIRIQKRFFDKFKNSLDNLKIFTQDYNLDSEIRIHNEENFIEFSILQKAFKNMLIRLKEQSQLQIDFVNNASHELKTPIFVIKGYVDMLNDWGKNDKEVLDEGLIVLKKEIQNMQDLTEKLLFLAKSRNLVIEKTNINLENVLKEVIDNLSFAYPKQKMNYNSSEIYINSDEALLKLLFKNLIENAIKYGNNNPVNVVLEKEKKIKVVIEDFGIGMSKEALPHIFDRFYREDEARNREIKSYGLGLSIVKEIITLLDIDIQVESQIDKGTKITLLF; encoded by the coding sequence ATGAAAAAAATATCTAATGAACTATTAAAAACTTATTATTGGGTTATTGTTTTATTTGCAATATTCTCAATTTTTATCATAGTAAATTTTTCAATTTATCTATGGAAAGAAAATAAAAATGATATAAAAATAGTGGAAGAGTTTATAGAATATCAAATGGATGAATTGAAGAACAGAAAAGATTTAGAATATTTATCAAAAGAATGGATATTGAAAAGAATTGTAAATAAAGCACCTATGGTCCGTGATGTATATTTAGAAATGTTTTATAATGATAAAAAATATGCAAAATCTCCTTATTTACCAGATAAAAATCATAATTTTTTAGATTATTATTCAGTTACAAAATTTTATCAAATAAAAGGTTTTGATGAAATAAAAGTAAAAATAACAAGAAGAAATGTTAGAGATAGATTGTTAATTTTAAATGCTTTTACAAGTTTTATATTCTTTTTATTATTTTGTTTATATGTAATTATTAGAATACAAAAAAGATTTTTTGATAAATTTAAAAATTCACTTGATAATTTAAAAATTTTTACACAGGATTATAATTTAGATTCTGAAATAAGAATACATAATGAAGAAAACTTTATAGAATTCAGTATTTTACAAAAAGCTTTTAAAAATATGTTAATAAGACTTAAAGAGCAATCTCAACTACAAATTGACTTTGTTAATAATGCTTCCCATGAGCTTAAAACTCCAATTTTTGTTATAAAAGGTTATGTTGATATGCTTAATGATTGGGGCAAAAATGATAAAGAAGTTCTTGATGAAGGGTTAATTGTATTAAAAAAAGAGATTCAAAATATGCAAGATCTAACTGAAAAACTTTTATTTTTAGCTAAAAGTAGAAATTTAGTTATAGAAAAAACTAATATAAATTTAGAGAATGTTTTAAAAGAAGTTATAGATAATTTAAGTTTTGCATATCCTAAACAAAAAATGAACTATAATTCATCTGAAATTTATATAAATTCTGATGAAGCACTTTTAAAACTTTTATTTAAAAATTTAATAGAAAATGCAATAAAATATGGAAATAATAACCCAGTAAATGTTGTATTAGAAAAAGAAAAGAAAATTAAGGTTGTGATAGAAGATTTTGGAATAGGAATGTCAAAAGAAGCTTTACCTCATATTTTTGATAGATTTTATAGAGAAGATGAAGCAAGAAATAGAGAAATTAAAAGCTATGGTTTAGGACTTTCTATCGTAAAAGAAATTATAACTTTACTTGATATTGATATTCAAGTTGAAAGTCAAATTGATAAAGGAACAAAAATAACACTACTATTTTAA
- a CDS encoding sirohydrochlorin cobaltochelatase yields the protein MSKKALFMVHFGTTHNDTKELTIDKMNKKFADEFKDYNLFTAYTSRIVLKKLKDRGEVLSTPIRVLNSLADQGYEELLVQTSHIIPGIEYENLVREVNSFSNKFKSIKIGKPLLYYIDDYKKCVEALADEYVPKNEKEALVLVCHGTDSPLATSYSMIEYVFDEYGYDNVFVVCTKAYPLMDTLIKKLKKAGIEEVRLAPFMFVAGEHAKNDMAITYKKELEENGFKVNQVVLKGLGEFDAIQNIFLNHLKKAIEKDDEDIADFKKEYSEKYL from the coding sequence ATGTCAAAAAAAGCATTATTTATGGTACATTTTGGGACTACTCATAATGATACAAAAGAACTTACAATAGACAAAATGAATAAAAAGTTTGCTGATGAATTTAAAGATTATAATTTATTTACTGCATACACATCAAGAATTGTTTTAAAAAAATTAAAAGATAGAGGGGAGGTTCTTAGTACACCAATTAGAGTTTTAAATTCTTTGGCTGATCAAGGCTATGAAGAATTGCTTGTTCAAACTTCTCATATTATACCAGGTATTGAATATGAAAATTTAGTAAGAGAAGTGAACTCTTTTTCTAATAAATTTAAGAGTATAAAAATAGGAAAACCTCTTCTATATTATATTGATGATTATAAAAAATGTGTTGAAGCCTTAGCAGATGAATATGTACCAAAAAATGAAAAAGAAGCTCTTGTTCTTGTTTGTCATGGTACAGATTCCCCACTTGCTACAAGTTATTCTATGATTGAATATGTTTTTGATGAATATGGCTATGATAACGTTTTTGTAGTTTGTACAAAGGCTTATCCTTTAATGGATACTCTTATTAAAAAACTTAAAAAGGCAGGTATTGAAGAAGTAAGACTTGCTCCATTTATGTTTGTTGCAGGAGAACATGCTAAAAATGATATGGCAATAACTTATAAAAAAGAACTTGAAGAAAATGGTTTTAAAGTAAATCAAGTAGTTTTAAAAGGTTTAGGAGAATTTGATGCAATTCAAAATATCTTTTTAAATCATTTGAAAAAAGCTATTGAAAAAGATGATGAAGATATTGCTGATTTTAAAAAAGAATATAGTGAAAAATATTTATAA
- the galU gene encoding UTP--glucose-1-phosphate uridylyltransferase GalU: MKKVTKAVIPAAGLGTRLLPATKALPKEMLTIVDKPSLQYIVEELVASGITDIVIITGRNKNSIEDHFDFSYELENTLKNDHKSELLNKVSHISNMANIYYVRQNMPLGLGHAILKAKSFIGDEPFVIALGDDIIYNPEKPVIKQMIEKYELYGKSIIGCQEVAKEDLSKYGIVKLGDKLDEATYQMLDFLEKPSVNDAPSRTACLGRYLLSGKVFKYLEKTKPGKNGEIQLTDGILAMMKDDEEVLAYNFIGKRYDIGSKFGLLKANIEFGLRNKETKEDIKEYLKKLNIEKI; the protein is encoded by the coding sequence ATGAAAAAAGTTACTAAGGCTGTTATACCTGCAGCTGGTTTAGGAACAAGGCTTTTACCAGCAACAAAGGCACTACCAAAGGAAATGCTTACAATAGTTGATAAGCCATCTTTACAATATATAGTTGAGGAATTAGTTGCTTCTGGGATAACTGATATTGTGATAATAACAGGAAGAAATAAAAATTCAATAGAAGATCATTTTGATTTTTCCTATGAATTAGAAAATACTTTAAAAAATGATCATAAATCAGAATTATTAAATAAAGTATCTCATATATCAAATATGGCTAATATCTATTATGTAAGACAAAATATGCCCCTTGGTTTAGGACATGCAATTCTAAAAGCTAAATCTTTTATTGGTGATGAACCTTTTGTTATTGCCTTAGGAGATGATATTATATATAATCCTGAAAAACCAGTTATAAAACAGATGATAGAAAAATATGAACTTTATGGGAAAAGTATAATAGGTTGTCAAGAAGTAGCAAAAGAAGATCTTTCTAAATATGGTATAGTAAAATTAGGAGATAAATTAGATGAAGCTACTTATCAAATGTTAGATTTTTTAGAAAAACCTTCTGTAAATGATGCTCCCTCAAGAACTGCTTGCTTAGGAAGATACCTGCTTTCAGGAAAGGTATTTAAGTATTTGGAAAAAACAAAACCTGGAAAAAATGGAGAAATCCAATTAACAGATGGAATACTTGCTATGATGAAAGATGATGAAGAAGTCTTAGCATATAATTTTATTGGTAAAAGATATGATATAGGGAGTAAATTTGGATTACTTAAAGCTAATATTGAATTTGGACTTAGAAATAAAGAAACAAAAGAAGATATTAAAGAATATTTAAAAAAATTAAACATAGAAAAAATATAA
- a CDS encoding uracil-DNA glycosylase family protein, which produces MNREKKLKKIIEEIKNDEENKKYTERGIEPLFSAPKEARIVIVGQAPGIKAQQNRLYWKDKSGDKLRLWTGIDEKTFYSSNLLAIIPMDFYYPGKGKNGDLPPRKDFGDKWHNKILELLPNVELFILIGKYAQGFYLKEKLKDNLTDTVKAYKEYLPKFFPIVHPSPLNIRWLKKNPWFEEEVVPTLKEMVTKIMKR; this is translated from the coding sequence ATGAATAGAGAGAAAAAATTAAAAAAGATTATTGAAGAAATTAAAAATGATGAAGAAAATAAAAAATATACAGAACGAGGGATAGAGCCACTTTTTTCTGCACCAAAAGAAGCTAGAATTGTTATTGTTGGACAAGCTCCAGGTATAAAAGCTCAGCAAAATAGATTATATTGGAAAGATAAAAGTGGAGATAAATTAAGACTTTGGACTGGGATAGATGAAAAAACTTTTTATAGTTCTAATTTACTTGCTATTATTCCTATGGATTTTTATTATCCAGGAAAAGGAAAAAATGGAGATTTACCCCCAAGAAAAGATTTTGGAGATAAATGGCATAATAAAATTTTAGAATTATTACCTAATGTTGAATTATTTATATTAATTGGAAAATATGCTCAAGGATTTTATTTAAAGGAAAAACTAAAAGATAATTTAACAGATACTGTAAAAGCTTATAAAGAATATCTACCTAAATTTTTCCCAATAGTTCACCCATCACCTTTAAATATTAGATGGTTAAAGAAAAATCCTTGGTTTGAAGAAGAGGTTGTTCCTACATTAAAAGAAATGGTAACAAAAATTATGAAGAGATGA
- the metG gene encoding methionine--tRNA ligase, translating into MKKNFFVSTPIYYVNGDPHVGSAYTTIAADVINRYNKAMGMDTHFVTGLDEHGQKVEQAAEQNGYTPQAWTDKMTPNFKNMWAALNIKYDDFIRTTEDRHKKAVKRILDMVNAKGDIYKGEYEGKYCISCETFFPENQLDGSNKCPDCGKELRVLKEESYFFKMSKYADALLKHIEEHPDFILPHSRRNEVISFIKQGLQDLSISRNTFTWGIPIDFAPGHITYVWFDALTNYITSAGFENDEKKFDKFWNNGRVVHLIGKDIIRFHAIIWPCMLLSAGIKLPDSIVAHGWWTSEGEKMSKSRGNVVNPYDEIKKYGVDAFRYYLLREANFGTDGDYSTKGIIGRLNSDLANDLGNLLNRTLGMYKKYFNGVVVASSTSEPIDDEIKTMFDNVIKDVEKYMYLFEFSRALETIWKFISRLNKYVDETMPWSLAKDETKKARLATVMNILCEGLYKIAFLIAPYMPESAQKISNQLGIDKDITNIKFDDIKEWNIFKAGHKLGEASPIFPRIEIEKEEVVESKKELKVENPIDIKEFNKVEIKVVEILDVDKVKDADKLLKFKVFDGEFERQIISGLAKFYPDFKKLIGEKVLAVANLKFTKLKGEISQGMLLTTEDKNGVSLIKIDKSIEAGAIVS; encoded by the coding sequence ATGAAAAAAAATTTTTTTGTTAGTACACCAATATATTATGTAAATGGTGATCCCCATGTAGGAAGTGCATACACAACAATAGCAGCAGATGTTATAAATAGATATAATAAAGCCATGGGAATGGATACACATTTTGTAACAGGACTTGATGAACATGGACAAAAAGTGGAGCAAGCAGCAGAACAAAATGGTTATACCCCACAAGCATGGACAGATAAAATGACTCCTAATTTTAAAAATATGTGGGCAGCCTTAAATATCAAATATGATGATTTTATAAGAACAACAGAAGATAGACATAAAAAAGCAGTAAAAAGAATTTTAGATATGGTTAATGCAAAGGGAGATATCTATAAAGGAGAATATGAAGGAAAATATTGTATTTCTTGTGAAACATTTTTTCCAGAAAATCAGTTAGATGGAAGTAATAAATGTCCTGATTGTGGAAAAGAACTTAGAGTTTTAAAAGAAGAATCATATTTCTTTAAAATGTCAAAATATGCAGATGCACTTTTAAAACATATAGAAGAGCATCCAGATTTTATTTTACCTCATTCTCGTAGAAATGAAGTAATTTCTTTTATAAAACAAGGTTTACAAGATTTATCTATATCAAGAAATACATTTACTTGGGGAATTCCAATAGATTTTGCACCAGGTCATATCACTTATGTTTGGTTTGATGCTTTGACAAACTATATTACATCAGCTGGATTTGAAAATGATGAAAAGAAGTTTGATAAATTTTGGAACAATGGAAGAGTAGTTCACTTGATAGGAAAAGATATAATAAGATTCCATGCTATTATCTGGCCTTGTATGCTTTTATCAGCAGGAATTAAATTACCAGATAGCATAGTTGCACATGGTTGGTGGACATCAGAAGGAGAAAAGATGTCTAAATCAAGGGGAAATGTTGTAAATCCTTATGATGAAATCAAAAAATATGGAGTAGATGCTTTTAGATATTATCTTTTAAGAGAAGCAAACTTTGGAACTGATGGAGATTATTCTACAAAAGGTATAATAGGAAGATTAAATTCAGATTTAGCAAATGATTTAGGAAATTTATTAAATAGAACATTAGGGATGTATAAAAAATATTTTAATGGTGTAGTAGTTGCTTCTTCAACTTCTGAACCTATAGATGATGAAATTAAAACTATGTTTGATAATGTGATTAAAGATGTTGAAAAATATATGTATTTATTTGAATTTTCAAGAGCATTAGAAACTATTTGGAAATTTATTTCAAGATTGAATAAATATGTAGATGAAACTATGCCTTGGTCATTAGCAAAAGATGAAACTAAAAAAGCTAGACTTGCTACTGTTATGAATATTTTATGTGAAGGACTATATAAAATAGCATTTTTAATAGCCCCATATATGCCAGAGTCAGCTCAAAAAATATCTAATCAACTAGGTATAGATAAAGATATAACTAATATTAAATTTGATGATATAAAAGAATGGAATATTTTTAAAGCTGGACATAAACTTGGAGAAGCAAGTCCAATATTCCCAAGAATAGAAATTGAAAAAGAAGAAGTTGTTGAAAGTAAAAAAGAATTAAAAGTAGAAAATCCAATAGATATTAAAGAGTTTAATAAGGTTGAAATCAAAGTCGTTGAGATTTTAGATGTTGATAAAGTTAAAGATGCAGATAAACTTCTTAAATTTAAGGTTTTTGATGGAGAATTTGAAAGACAAATAATTTCAGGACTTGCAAAATTCTATCCAGATTTTAAAAAATTAATTGGTGAAAAAGTTTTAGCAGTAGCTAACTTGAAATTTACTAAATTAAAAGGAGAAATATCACAAGGAATGTTACTTACAACAGAAGATAAAAATGGAGTTTCACTAATTAAAATTGATAAATCAATAGAAGCTGGAGCTATTGTAAGTTAG
- a CDS encoding response regulator transcription factor, translating into MIKILLVEDDKNIQRLLTLELRHKGYLVDSAYDGEQGMELFTKNYYDVILLDLMLPKKSGKELCQEFRKLNNTPIIIITAKDSILDKVELLDLGANDYICKPFAMEELLARIRVATRNKENSVDKQFYLEKDIKLDLSAKRVYLSEEEVNLTKTEFLILEYFMKNKGLSCSREKIITGVWGYDFDGEEKIVDVYINSLRKKIDIENKYIHTIRGFGYMFQYKEA; encoded by the coding sequence ATGATAAAAATTTTATTAGTTGAAGATGATAAAAATATTCAAAGACTTTTAACATTAGAACTAAGACATAAAGGATATTTAGTTGACTCAGCCTATGATGGTGAACAAGGTATGGAATTATTTACAAAAAATTATTATGATGTTATATTGCTTGATTTAATGTTACCCAAAAAATCTGGTAAGGAATTATGTCAAGAATTTAGAAAATTAAACAATACTCCCATCATAATAATAACAGCAAAGGATTCAATTTTAGATAAAGTTGAGCTTTTAGATTTAGGTGCAAACGATTATATCTGTAAACCTTTTGCAATGGAAGAATTATTAGCAAGGATAAGAGTTGCGACAAGGAATAAAGAAAATTCTGTTGATAAACAATTTTATTTAGAAAAGGATATTAAATTAGATTTATCTGCTAAAAGAGTTTATCTAAGTGAAGAAGAAGTAAATCTTACAAAGACAGAATTTTTAATTTTAGAATATTTTATGAAAAATAAAGGTTTATCTTGTTCAAGAGAAAAAATTATAACAGGTGTATGGGGTTATGATTTTGATGGTGAAGAAAAAATTGTAGATGTATATATTAATTCACTTAGAAAAAAAATTGATATAGAGAATAAGTATATTCATACTATTCGTGGTTTTGGTTATATGTTTCAGTATAAAGAGGCTTAA
- a CDS encoding ArnT family glycosyltransferase, which yields MFSTKRKDIFVLIVLSIFALLSFIWIREIDSAEARNLISAREILQNSNWWTPTVNGHFYFENPPLPIWLTAFVMLITHSHSEVILRLPNMLCCVFTVLFLYRSMIRIKKDRLFAFLCSFILLSTFMFIKLGAENSWDIYTYSFAFCASLAFYMYIKYGERKNLYRMGILLILSFLSKGPVGFYSLFVPFLLAHYIIFPRELLRKKTLSVIFSLIISIAIASIWGISMYFNHGNYFLNVVKNEILAWSTKHSRSFIFYTDFVVYMGSWLFFSIYVLFKVPKEKESKIFYLWTIIVLIFISLIEMKKKKYGLPLYLTSSITIGQLCIYYFRKPYLELKKREKSLLIIQQLFLIFVVIGSLVFLTIFGFIKKEISFGLFFLYAVLHLSFLFLFAVGYTEISYAKRVIIFTGLTMLLVNFSSSWILESKFMKNNLLRFRIPVSQEVRESKAPIYSQSFDIEDVWRIGRQIKIINKNIPDERLIFYLGKDEPKVLLKTYEIKKVYDYQKVTHKMEKLYLLEKIY from the coding sequence ATGTTTTCAACTAAAAGAAAAGATATCTTTGTTTTAATTGTTCTCTCTATTTTTGCTCTTTTATCATTTATTTGGATAAGAGAAATAGATAGTGCAGAAGCAAGAAATCTTATATCAGCTCGTGAAATTTTACAAAATTCTAATTGGTGGACACCCACTGTGAATGGACATTTTTATTTTGAGAATCCCCCTTTACCAATTTGGTTGACTGCTTTTGTGATGTTAATAACACATTCTCATTCAGAAGTTATTTTAAGATTACCCAATATGCTATGTTGTGTTTTTACAGTTCTATTTTTATATAGAAGTATGATTAGAATAAAAAAAGATAGATTATTTGCCTTTTTATGTTCTTTTATCTTATTAAGTACCTTTATGTTTATAAAGTTAGGTGCTGAAAATAGTTGGGATATTTATACTTATTCTTTTGCTTTTTGTGCCTCTTTAGCTTTTTATATGTATATAAAATATGGAGAAAGAAAAAATTTATATAGGATGGGGATTTTATTAATATTATCATTTTTAAGCAAAGGACCTGTTGGATTTTATTCATTATTTGTTCCTTTTCTACTTGCTCATTATATAATTTTTCCAAGAGAATTACTTAGAAAAAAAACTTTATCTGTAATTTTTTCATTAATTATATCTATTGCTATTGCTTCTATTTGGGGAATTTCAATGTATTTTAATCATGGAAATTATTTCTTAAATGTAGTAAAAAACGAAATTTTAGCTTGGTCAACAAAACATAGTCGTAGTTTTATATTTTATACAGATTTTGTTGTATATATGGGTTCTTGGTTATTTTTTTCTATCTATGTACTGTTTAAAGTTCCTAAGGAAAAAGAAAGTAAAATTTTTTATCTTTGGACTATAATAGTTTTAATATTTATATCATTGATAGAAATGAAAAAGAAAAAATATGGTTTACCTCTGTATTTGACTTCATCAATAACTATTGGACAACTATGTATATATTATTTTAGAAAACCATATCTTGAATTAAAGAAAAGGGAAAAGAGTCTGCTTATAATACAACAACTTTTTTTAATTTTTGTAGTAATAGGAAGTTTAGTATTTTTAACTATTTTTGGTTTTATTAAAAAAGAAATTTCTTTTGGATTATTTTTTCTATATGCTGTTTTACATCTTTCATTTTTATTTTTGTTTGCAGTAGGTTATACAGAGATAAGTTATGCTAAAAGAGTTATAATTTTTACTGGTTTAACTATGTTACTTGTAAATTTTAGTTCTTCTTGGATATTAGAAAGTAAATTTATGAAAAATAATTTATTGAGATTCAGGATACCTGTTAGTCAGGAAGTTAGAGAAAGTAAAGCTCCTATATATTCGCAATCTTTTGATATAGAGGATGTATGGAGAATAGGTAGACAAATTAAAATAATTAATAAAAATATACCTGATGAAAGATTAATATTTTATTTAGGAAAAGATGAGCCAAAAGTATTATTAAAAACTTATGAAATAAAAAAAGTTTATGATTATCAAAAAGTTACACATAAAATGGAAAAATTATATTTATTAGAAAAAATATATTAA